One window from the genome of Amycolatopsis sp. NBC_01480 encodes:
- a CDS encoding DUF5005 domain-containing protein translates to MIARRTLALCAAMTASLALAGPAAAADRPLRIVGAQADTALTQRWQDFGRRPGVGWAAADGTYSTRLPSGLVAWLFNDTFFGPVRADDSLPETAPFTHNSAVLSTSDAKHLLTTIAPGPPDHPQSLVGPTPQGPGAPNDHWYWNGDGIVDGGKLRVIEFEQAPTDDPPPFNFTWTRTKLATLDPLTFRLEKLAEVPSAGGVQWGTELMRDGAWTYIYGVEGDGFTKYLHLARAPLGRLDGPWQFCTATGWTDDPAASARLLGNVGSSFGVTPVGGEYLLTTFDSGLTSTIHAYHAPGPAGPFTGGETVYTAPEAGNGRYTYNVAAHPEISRPGHLVISYNTNSEKLADLYANIDNNRPRFVDLQLSR, encoded by the coding sequence CCCTCGCCGGGCCGGCCGCCGCGGCCGACCGGCCACTGAGGATCGTCGGCGCGCAGGCCGACACCGCGCTCACCCAGCGCTGGCAGGATTTCGGCCGCCGCCCCGGCGTCGGCTGGGCGGCCGCGGACGGCACCTACTCGACCCGGCTGCCCTCCGGGCTGGTCGCGTGGCTGTTCAACGACACATTCTTCGGGCCGGTGCGCGCCGACGACAGCCTGCCGGAGACGGCGCCGTTCACCCACAACTCGGCCGTGCTGTCCACATCGGACGCCAAGCACCTGCTGACGACCATCGCGCCGGGCCCGCCGGACCACCCGCAGTCACTCGTCGGCCCGACCCCGCAGGGCCCGGGCGCACCGAACGACCACTGGTACTGGAACGGTGACGGCATCGTCGACGGCGGAAAGCTGCGCGTGATCGAGTTCGAGCAGGCGCCGACCGACGACCCGCCGCCGTTCAACTTCACCTGGACGCGCACGAAGCTGGCTACCCTCGATCCGCTGACGTTCCGGCTGGAGAAGCTCGCCGAAGTACCGTCGGCCGGCGGTGTCCAATGGGGCACCGAGCTCATGCGCGACGGCGCGTGGACCTACATCTACGGCGTCGAAGGTGACGGCTTCACGAAGTACCTGCACCTCGCCCGCGCCCCGCTCGGCCGGCTCGACGGGCCCTGGCAGTTCTGCACCGCGACCGGCTGGACGGACGACCCGGCGGCGTCGGCGCGGCTGCTCGGCAACGTCGGCAGTTCCTTCGGCGTGACACCGGTCGGTGGCGAGTACCTGCTCACGACGTTCGACTCGGGCCTGACCAGCACCATCCACGCCTACCACGCGCCCGGCCCGGCCGGCCCGTTCACCGGCGGCGAGACGGTCTACACCGCGCCGGAGGCCGGCAACGGCCGCTACACCTACAACGTCGCCGCTCATCCGGAGATCAGCCGTCCCGGGCACCTGGTCATCTCCTACAACACCAACAGCGAAAAACTCGCCGACCTCTACGCGAACATCGACAACAACCGGCCGCGGTTCGTCGACCTCCAGCTCTCCCGATAA
- a CDS encoding SGNH/GDSL hydrolase family protein, with amino-acid sequence MRRAFAAVAAGVTALSLATAVPASARPAVPAVGTWAAAPVAGETLFGCPGGDGGLQDQTVRDVVYPSVDGSKVRVRLSNQFGTSPLVVPASSIGVVLSGAQLVPGSSHPLTFGGRNAVTIVPGSSVVSDWLDMPVQARQELAVSVYVPRFSGPATEHPSAQQDNFVSKTGDWSAAEDSSGYPATIPCWLFAGGVDVQPPSTVVGSVVGFGDSITDGANSAMNANDRWPDELGRRLHELRGKTLSVVNEGLGGNQVLQDSGLSGVSALARFDRDVLGQPGVRAVILLEGVNDIGASDLGTRPHLSPDDLIAGYRQLIARAHAAGVRIYGATLLPFKGALYWSEDGEHTRAAVNDWILHSGEFDGTADFAAAVANPADPQVYDPQYDSGDHLHPGDAGYRAMARAVDLSMLVRGATGPRPMSAPSAR; translated from the coding sequence ATGAGAAGAGCATTCGCAGCGGTGGCCGCCGGCGTCACCGCGTTGTCACTGGCGACCGCCGTTCCGGCCAGTGCCCGGCCCGCGGTCCCGGCGGTGGGCACCTGGGCGGCGGCACCGGTCGCCGGGGAGACCCTGTTCGGCTGTCCGGGCGGTGATGGCGGGCTGCAGGACCAGACGGTGCGCGATGTCGTCTACCCGAGCGTCGACGGGTCGAAGGTGCGGGTCCGGCTGAGCAACCAGTTCGGCACGTCGCCGCTCGTCGTCCCCGCCTCTTCGATCGGCGTGGTCCTCTCCGGTGCACAACTGGTGCCCGGGTCGAGCCACCCGCTCACCTTCGGCGGGCGCAACGCGGTGACGATCGTGCCCGGCTCGTCGGTGGTCAGCGACTGGCTCGACATGCCGGTGCAGGCGCGCCAGGAACTCGCCGTGAGCGTGTACGTGCCGCGGTTCAGCGGCCCGGCCACCGAGCACCCGTCGGCGCAGCAGGACAACTTCGTGTCCAAGACCGGCGACTGGTCCGCCGCCGAGGACTCCAGCGGCTACCCGGCCACGATCCCGTGCTGGTTGTTCGCCGGCGGGGTCGACGTACAACCACCGTCCACTGTGGTCGGTTCGGTGGTCGGGTTCGGTGACTCGATCACCGACGGCGCGAACTCGGCGATGAACGCGAACGACCGGTGGCCGGACGAACTGGGACGGCGGCTGCACGAGCTCCGGGGCAAGACGCTGTCGGTGGTGAACGAGGGCCTCGGCGGCAACCAGGTGCTGCAGGACTCGGGACTGTCCGGGGTCAGCGCGCTGGCGCGGTTCGACCGCGACGTGCTGGGCCAGCCGGGAGTGCGGGCCGTCATCTTGCTCGAAGGCGTCAACGACATCGGCGCCAGCGATCTCGGTACCCGGCCGCACCTCTCGCCCGACGACCTGATCGCCGGCTATCGGCAGCTGATCGCCCGTGCGCACGCCGCCGGCGTGCGGATCTACGGCGCGACCCTGCTGCCGTTCAAGGGCGCCCTCTACTGGTCGGAGGACGGCGAACACACCCGCGCGGCGGTGAACGACTGGATCTTGCACAGCGGCGAGTTCGACGGCACGGCCGACTTCGCCGCGGCCGTTGCGAACCCCGCGGACCCCCAGGTATACGACCCCCAGTACGACAGCGGTGACCACCTCCACCCCGGCGACGCCGGCTATCGGGCGATGGCCCGCGCCGTCGACCTGTCCATGCTGGTGCGCGGAGCTACCGGTCCCCGTCCGATGAGTGCCCCGTCGGCGCGGTGA
- a CDS encoding discoidin domain-containing protein, with protein sequence MSDVSRRRFLQSNAVLLAGLGLPAALPGPAEARPPATDLARYRPVSASSTAYAPTPAWFAVDGLAETGVRGSGWRAGAGAPQWLAVDLQAPCTVESVVLVFEATATDPAFTPASGINPFLDTTGWEVLSSSAVAFTLDVSADGRAWQTVHAATDSPGGRVVITLDQPVTARWVRLSATEQANANPLGVNGFEVYGHTDRPRPAATGWTDWGHHPGPAPALTTADDGTVPLESGWALTMDSRVSADGPALARAGADTSAWLPATVPGTVHTALVEQGKLPEPTSGFGNMRAPEALSRHSWWYRREFSLPHGFDAGRRVWLEFDGVDHHAQAWVNGVSVGELTHPVARAAFDITAVLPGHGTHALAVRIDPMPHPGNPGDKGPDGVSTLNSNAEQKDLPGYISISGWDWMPGVRDRGAGLWNHVRLRSTGDAVLGEPRVDTKLPNLPDTTVAEVTVVVPVRNASAGTLSVTVAIELAGARAARRVDVAAGASADVTFSPATDPALRLSRPELWWPNGYGEPKLHPLTTTATVDDRVSDRRTVRTGLRQFGYTATQPIVVDPATDHSPPQTVEFDRTTARHVRVQGGKRATGYGISLWTLSVADGAGPDLARAKTATASSEDNANDTAPNAVDGRDDTRWSSGYSDGQWIQVDLGAPTAFDRVVLTWETAYALTFTVQVSDDGGTWRDVKQVSNAGTPLQISVNGVRVFAKGGNWGFDELLRRVLPHRMADTVELHRDMNFTMIRNWVGSSNREEFFAACDENGILVWNDFWAGDAIFPPDNNVFLAIAADTVVRYRHHPSIAVWCATNESDPPAAMDAGLRALLAREQPELWYQGNSAGGVVTGHGPYSWIDPARYFDGDTYSIGSYGFHTEIGLPTVPVAESMRHLAGDQPAWPIGPVWFNHDWCTRGGQNPDTYRAAIEDRFGTASSLEDFCAKAQLVNYESMRAIFEAYNAALWNDASGVLLWMSHPAHHSTVWQTYDYDLDTNGSFHGARKGCEPLHVQARLSDWQVHAVNQTARPLDGATVRAELLDLRGRSLGAPLTAPVSVPASSVSAAFTVPFTAALPPLHLLRLRLAGDDGAELSRNVYWRYRTPADARELARTTTDVDLRTGPVRRTGDRSEVVVTVRNTGRAVAAGVRLSARDARTDQRVLPLRCSENYLWLLPGETAEVTVSWPSRALSSGRPRLVAEGLNLPRRTT encoded by the coding sequence GTGAGCGATGTTTCCCGCCGCCGGTTCCTCCAGTCCAACGCCGTCCTGCTCGCCGGGCTGGGCCTCCCGGCCGCGTTGCCCGGACCCGCCGAAGCCCGGCCGCCGGCGACCGACCTCGCGCGCTACCGGCCGGTGTCGGCGTCCTCGACCGCGTACGCGCCGACGCCGGCGTGGTTCGCCGTGGACGGGCTGGCCGAGACCGGTGTCCGCGGCTCCGGCTGGCGCGCCGGCGCGGGCGCCCCGCAATGGCTCGCCGTCGACCTGCAGGCGCCTTGCACCGTCGAGTCGGTGGTCCTGGTGTTCGAGGCGACCGCCACCGACCCGGCCTTCACGCCCGCTTCGGGTATCAACCCGTTCCTCGACACCACCGGCTGGGAAGTCCTCTCCAGCTCCGCGGTCGCGTTCACCCTCGACGTCTCCGCCGACGGACGCGCCTGGCAGACCGTCCACGCGGCCACCGACAGTCCCGGTGGCCGCGTGGTGATCACGCTCGACCAGCCGGTGACCGCCCGCTGGGTGCGGCTCTCGGCCACGGAACAAGCGAACGCCAATCCGCTCGGGGTCAACGGGTTCGAGGTGTACGGGCACACCGACCGCCCTCGCCCGGCCGCCACCGGGTGGACCGACTGGGGCCACCACCCCGGCCCGGCGCCCGCGTTGACCACGGCGGACGACGGCACCGTCCCGCTGGAGTCGGGCTGGGCGCTGACCATGGACTCCCGCGTGAGCGCCGACGGGCCCGCGCTCGCCCGCGCCGGTGCCGACACTTCGGCCTGGCTGCCCGCGACCGTGCCCGGCACCGTGCACACGGCACTGGTCGAGCAGGGCAAGCTGCCCGAGCCGACCAGCGGGTTCGGCAACATGCGTGCTCCGGAAGCACTGTCGCGGCACAGCTGGTGGTACCGCCGCGAGTTCTCGCTCCCCCACGGGTTCGACGCGGGCCGCCGCGTCTGGCTGGAGTTCGACGGCGTCGACCACCACGCGCAGGCGTGGGTGAACGGGGTTTCCGTCGGCGAGCTGACCCATCCCGTGGCGCGGGCGGCCTTCGACATCACCGCTGTCCTGCCCGGCCACGGCACCCACGCCCTCGCCGTGCGGATCGACCCGATGCCGCACCCGGGCAACCCCGGCGACAAGGGCCCCGACGGCGTCTCGACGTTGAACTCCAACGCCGAGCAGAAGGACCTGCCCGGCTACATCTCGATCAGCGGCTGGGACTGGATGCCCGGCGTCCGCGACCGCGGCGCCGGCCTCTGGAACCACGTCCGGCTGCGCTCGACCGGCGACGCCGTGCTCGGCGAACCCCGCGTCGACACCAAGCTGCCGAACCTGCCCGACACCACGGTCGCCGAAGTGACCGTGGTCGTCCCGGTGCGCAATGCCTCGGCCGGGACTCTCTCGGTAACCGTCGCCATCGAACTGGCGGGCGCGCGGGCCGCCCGCCGGGTGGACGTCGCGGCGGGCGCCTCGGCCGACGTCACGTTCAGCCCGGCGACCGACCCGGCACTGCGGCTGTCCCGGCCGGAACTGTGGTGGCCCAACGGTTACGGCGAACCGAAACTGCACCCGCTGACGACCACCGCCACCGTCGACGACCGGGTCAGCGACCGCCGCACGGTGCGTACGGGCCTGCGGCAGTTCGGCTACACCGCGACCCAGCCGATCGTGGTCGACCCGGCCACCGACCACTCCCCGCCGCAGACGGTCGAATTCGACCGGACCACCGCCCGGCACGTGCGGGTCCAGGGCGGGAAGCGTGCGACCGGCTACGGGATTTCGCTGTGGACACTGTCCGTTGCAGACGGCGCCGGGCCCGATCTGGCCCGGGCGAAGACCGCGACCGCGTCGTCGGAGGACAATGCGAACGACACCGCCCCGAACGCCGTGGACGGCCGCGACGACACCCGCTGGTCTTCGGGGTACTCCGATGGCCAGTGGATCCAGGTCGATCTCGGCGCGCCGACGGCGTTCGACCGCGTCGTGCTCACCTGGGAAACCGCGTACGCGCTGACCTTCACCGTGCAGGTGTCCGACGACGGCGGCACCTGGCGTGACGTGAAGCAGGTCAGCAACGCCGGCACCCCGCTGCAGATCAGCGTCAACGGGGTGCGCGTGTTCGCCAAGGGCGGCAACTGGGGCTTCGACGAGCTGCTGCGCCGCGTGCTCCCCCACCGGATGGCCGACACCGTCGAACTGCACCGCGACATGAACTTCACCATGATCCGCAACTGGGTCGGCTCCAGCAACCGGGAAGAGTTCTTCGCTGCCTGCGACGAGAACGGCATCCTGGTGTGGAACGACTTCTGGGCCGGTGACGCGATCTTCCCGCCCGACAACAACGTCTTCCTGGCCATCGCCGCGGACACCGTCGTGCGCTACCGGCACCACCCCTCGATCGCGGTGTGGTGCGCCACCAACGAGAGCGACCCGCCCGCGGCCATGGACGCCGGGCTGCGCGCCCTGCTCGCCCGGGAACAGCCGGAGCTGTGGTACCAGGGCAACTCCGCGGGCGGCGTCGTCACCGGGCATGGGCCGTACTCCTGGATCGACCCCGCCCGCTACTTCGACGGCGACACGTACTCGATCGGCAGCTACGGCTTCCACACCGAGATCGGCCTGCCGACCGTGCCGGTCGCGGAAAGCATGCGGCACCTCGCGGGCGATCAGCCGGCCTGGCCGATCGGACCGGTGTGGTTCAACCACGACTGGTGCACCCGCGGCGGCCAGAACCCCGACACCTATCGCGCCGCGATCGAAGACCGGTTCGGGACCGCGTCCTCGCTCGAGGATTTCTGCGCCAAGGCCCAGCTGGTCAACTACGAGAGCATGCGCGCCATTTTCGAGGCCTACAACGCGGCCCTGTGGAACGACGCGTCAGGTGTGCTGCTGTGGATGTCCCACCCGGCGCACCACAGCACGGTCTGGCAGACCTACGACTACGACCTCGACACCAACGGCAGCTTCCACGGCGCCCGCAAGGGCTGCGAACCCCTGCACGTCCAGGCGCGGCTCTCGGACTGGCAGGTCCACGCGGTCAACCAGACCGCGCGGCCCCTCGACGGCGCCACGGTGCGCGCCGAGCTGCTCGACCTGCGCGGCCGATCACTGGGCGCTCCGCTGACCGCGCCGGTGTCGGTTCCGGCATCCTCGGTTTCGGCGGCCTTCACCGTGCCCTTCACCGCGGCGCTGCCGCCCCTGCACCTGCTGCGGCTGCGCCTGGCCGGCGACGACGGCGCCGAGCTCTCGCGCAACGTCTACTGGCGCTACCGGACCCCGGCCGACGCGCGGGAGCTGGCCCGGACCACCACCGACGTCGACCTGCGCACCGGCCCGGTCCGCCGCACCGGCGACCGCTCCGAAGTGGTGGTCACCGTGCGCAACACCGGCCGCGCGGTCGCCGCGGGCGTCCGCCTCTCGGCCCGCGACGCGCGAACCGATCAGCGGGTGCTTCCGTTGCGCTGCAGCGAGAACTACCTGTGGCTGCTCCCGGGCGAGACCGCCGAGGTGACGGTCTCCTGGCCCAGCCGGGCCCTTTCGTCCGGGCGGCCGCGCTTGGTGGCGGAAGGTCTCAACCTCCCGCGTCGCACGACCTGA
- a CDS encoding dihydroxy-acid dehydratase domain-containing protein: MSESSGRDLWRPGQDCQAVATALALGQDVDRIHGAPWGVVGTLGDSICYVGVNDKVDAIHAAMGRRIAERDLPVRLLAPNYSGGISDGQRNGTPQMRYSLIGRETTNDGLSLHFEGSDIRGVVAVVACDKPPVGTTAAIMERNVPAVVLSDGSIRPGTDPLTGETIDLVSCFQVAGDPDADKRERWARNACPGHGSCGGMFTYNTMQTFIALLGLEPLHMVSPASEDPRRTEVFPEQLVDCLEIMTQRAITPRDLATPAAFRNATVVAIAMGGSTNVLLHAPEIARATGIDFWAEVMSQQEFNQLSRTVPVLINARPFGKYSMVDIDAVGGLPVIVKDLLDHGVLDGSTLTCTGETLAEQIARLDPPAPDGEVVLSVAAPFKPTGGLRLLSGNLAPNGGAVIKLAGVETGIVDNRFVGRARVFDSERDLLGALIDTPDIFADQDMVVIRYEGPRGAPGMPEMLDPTSRITALCRQKGISIALMTDARFSGGSVGLVIGHVGPEAALGGPIALIEDGDTITVDLDHDTLDCTELADPATFEARQQRWQDEAASHGGEHPLVRPVTTRLLRRMRAAAATALEGAGMATPSGT, translated from the coding sequence ATGAGCGAATCGAGCGGTCGAGACCTCTGGCGGCCCGGGCAGGACTGTCAGGCCGTGGCCACGGCGCTGGCGCTGGGCCAGGACGTGGACCGGATCCACGGAGCGCCGTGGGGTGTCGTCGGAACCCTGGGTGACAGCATTTGCTACGTCGGCGTGAACGACAAGGTCGACGCCATCCACGCCGCCATGGGGCGCCGGATCGCGGAGCGGGACCTGCCGGTCCGGTTGCTGGCGCCGAACTACTCGGGCGGGATCTCGGACGGGCAGCGCAACGGCACACCGCAGATGCGCTACTCCCTGATCGGCCGGGAGACGACCAATGACGGGCTGTCCCTGCACTTCGAGGGCAGCGACATCCGTGGTGTGGTCGCCGTCGTCGCCTGTGACAAGCCGCCCGTGGGTACCACCGCGGCGATCATGGAACGCAACGTTCCCGCCGTGGTGCTCTCGGACGGCTCCATCCGTCCGGGCACGGATCCGCTGACCGGCGAGACGATCGACCTCGTCAGCTGCTTCCAGGTCGCGGGGGACCCGGATGCGGACAAGCGCGAGCGCTGGGCCCGCAACGCCTGCCCCGGGCACGGCAGCTGCGGCGGGATGTTCACCTACAACACCATGCAGACCTTCATCGCGCTGCTGGGGCTCGAACCGCTGCACATGGTGTCGCCCGCGTCCGAGGACCCGCGCCGGACCGAGGTGTTCCCCGAGCAGCTCGTGGACTGCCTGGAGATCATGACCCAGCGGGCCATCACCCCCCGCGACCTCGCCACGCCCGCCGCGTTCCGCAATGCCACGGTCGTGGCCATCGCGATGGGCGGATCGACGAACGTGCTGCTGCACGCGCCCGAGATCGCCCGGGCCACCGGGATCGACTTCTGGGCCGAGGTCATGTCCCAGCAGGAGTTCAACCAGCTCTCCCGGACCGTGCCGGTGCTGATCAACGCCCGCCCGTTCGGGAAGTACAGCATGGTGGACATCGACGCGGTCGGCGGTCTCCCGGTGATCGTCAAGGACCTCCTCGACCACGGCGTGCTCGACGGCTCGACGCTGACGTGCACCGGCGAGACCCTGGCCGAGCAGATCGCGCGCCTCGACCCGCCGGCACCGGATGGCGAGGTCGTCCTCAGCGTGGCCGCGCCGTTCAAACCGACCGGTGGCCTCCGTCTGCTCTCGGGCAATCTCGCCCCGAACGGCGGTGCGGTGATCAAGCTGGCCGGTGTCGAGACGGGCATCGTGGACAACCGGTTCGTCGGTCGTGCCCGGGTGTTCGACAGCGAGCGGGACCTGTTGGGCGCCCTGATCGACACGCCGGACATCTTCGCGGATCAGGACATGGTCGTCATTCGCTACGAGGGTCCGCGCGGCGCGCCCGGAATGCCGGAGATGCTGGATCCGACGTCGCGCATCACCGCCCTGTGCCGGCAGAAGGGGATCTCCATCGCGCTGATGACGGACGCGCGTTTCTCCGGCGGATCGGTCGGCCTGGTCATCGGGCACGTCGGTCCGGAGGCCGCGCTCGGCGGGCCGATCGCGCTGATCGAGGACGGCGACACGATCACCGTCGACCTCGACCACGACACCCTCGACTGCACCGAATTGGCCGACCCGGCGACGTTCGAGGCGAGGCAACAGCGTTGGCAGGACGAAGCCGCCTCCCACGGCGGCGAGCATCCCCTTGTCCGGCCGGTCACGACGCGGTTGTTGCGTCGCATGCGGGCTGCTGCCGCCACGGCGCTGGAGGGCGCCGGGATGGCCACGCCTTCCGGTACCTGA